Proteins found in one Enterococcus sp. 9D6_DIV0238 genomic segment:
- a CDS encoding WxL domain-containing protein, which translates to MKLTHKLCGAALLAVVGVAVAAPSATQALEGTRNGTADIEFTKNTSEDTTMTDPTGTRPVDTGTDIDPTHVDEFGIIAVTPLDFKAHAAVVGAQQYEAAPHVANKGNADEYNVENYVAIKDVRSTVDHTYKLSAALTKQFTATVDGTDVTLAGATLTYKNIDVAATLNPDLQPANDKKVFGDGTGVQTISETSGSLPVYTNTDPNGGKGRYEVTFGDDEKGTDGNSVVIDIPASVDVRTAAYNATVTWTLSDTL; encoded by the coding sequence ATGAAATTAACACACAAATTATGCGGAGCTGCTTTATTAGCAGTAGTAGGCGTAGCAGTAGCTGCTCCAAGTGCAACACAAGCCTTAGAAGGAACTAGAAACGGAACTGCTGACATCGAGTTCACAAAAAATACTTCTGAAGATACAACAATGACTGACCCAACTGGTACTCGTCCAGTCGATACTGGTACTGACATCGATCCAACTCACGTTGACGAATTTGGGATCATTGCTGTAACTCCATTGGACTTCAAAGCTCACGCTGCAGTAGTAGGCGCGCAACAATATGAAGCTGCACCTCACGTAGCGAACAAAGGAAATGCTGATGAGTATAACGTAGAAAACTATGTAGCGATCAAAGATGTTCGTTCTACTGTTGATCACACATACAAATTATCAGCAGCATTAACTAAACAATTTACTGCAACTGTTGATGGAACAGATGTAACTTTAGCTGGAGCAACATTAACATACAAAAATATCGATGTAGCAGCTACTCTTAACCCAGACTTACAACCAGCTAACGATAAAAAAGTATTTGGTGATGGAACTGGCGTACAAACAATCTCTGAAACAAGCGGTTCATTACCAGTTTACACAAACACTGATCCTAATGGCGGTAAAGGTCGTTATGAAGTAACATTTGGTGACGATGAAAAAGGTACAGACGGAAACTCTGTAGTAATCGACATCCCAGCATCTGTTGACGTTCGTACTGCAGCATATAATGCTACAGTAACTTGGACATTATCAGACACATTATAA
- a CDS encoding WxL domain-containing protein → MKKNRIYSTLLLLSIGLTAGLLPDCSYAVEDNTEGNAAIELTEIPDEEGIHDPENPGTIVDPGPSPSTEGRLRIDFVPQLNFGKYAITNKDMTYPVNAQLFKDGTKPRGNFVQVSDYRGGQQGWTLQVRQESQFRNETAKNPELNGAVISFDKSWVNSTRDQSEAPIVSKEIIRLSNIGETYNLAEAKQGTGFGTWSISFGASADNKNSIASTLSPRLLKDEPVLDAAFGNQQVYENSAVTLSIPGATKRDPVPYSTVLTWIIAELP, encoded by the coding sequence ATGAAAAAGAACAGAATCTATTCAACCTTGCTACTTCTTTCGATCGGACTCACAGCTGGATTACTACCAGATTGCTCATATGCGGTAGAAGATAATACAGAAGGAAACGCAGCGATTGAATTAACTGAAATTCCAGATGAAGAAGGGATTCATGATCCGGAAAATCCCGGAACGATCGTCGATCCTGGGCCTAGCCCAAGTACAGAAGGTCGTCTACGAATCGACTTTGTTCCACAATTGAATTTTGGAAAGTATGCAATCACAAACAAAGATATGACATACCCGGTGAATGCACAGTTGTTTAAAGACGGCACGAAACCTAGAGGAAACTTTGTTCAAGTTTCTGATTATAGAGGCGGTCAACAAGGCTGGACATTGCAGGTACGTCAAGAATCACAATTTAGAAATGAAACAGCAAAAAATCCGGAACTTAACGGTGCGGTGATTTCTTTCGATAAATCATGGGTCAACTCGACGCGTGATCAAAGCGAAGCACCGATCGTCTCTAAAGAGATCATTCGACTAAGCAATATCGGAGAAACCTATAATTTAGCAGAGGCTAAACAAGGCACCGGTTTTGGAACTTGGAGCATTTCATTCGGCGCATCCGCTGATAATAAAAACAGCATTGCGTCAACGTTAAGTCCACGTTTATTAAAGGACGAACCTGTACTGGATGCAGCATTTGGTAATCAGCAAGTGTATGAAAACAGTGCAGTCACATTAAGCATACCGGGAGCGACTAAACGTGATCCGGTACCCTATTCAACGGTGTTAACTTGGATTATAGCCGAGTTACCATAG
- a CDS encoding LPXTG cell wall anchor domain-containing protein, with protein MKNLKSLVLFSIACVSLFTIHPISAQAEGEGNGGGIQTNGEIGFYEETKPTTEPTTEPKTSDSTPKITKPVGKYPSTGELVKKSLSISGAALVIIAAIVFFWKRKKDNDEQKEGS; from the coding sequence ATGAAAAATTTAAAATCTTTGGTCTTGTTCTCCATTGCATGTGTATCACTTTTTACAATTCATCCAATCAGTGCACAAGCTGAAGGGGAAGGCAATGGCGGTGGGATTCAGACGAACGGAGAAATCGGGTTCTATGAAGAAACTAAACCAACAACAGAGCCGACGACCGAACCGAAAACTTCTGATTCAACACCTAAGATCACAAAACCAGTCGGCAAGTATCCTTCAACTGGCGAGTTAGTAAAGAAAAGTTTATCGATCAGTGGTGCAGCTTTAGTCATTATTGCAGCAATTGTCTTTTTCTGGAAGCGGAAAAAAGACAACGATGAACAGAAAGAAGGGAGTTAA